The genomic interval ATTTCCGCTCATTCCAAGGCTAAAAAATAAAAACGTAACTGCGAAAATGACGCCGATGCCCCAAAACCAAATGCCTTGAATACTTTTTGTAAAAGCTCCTTTATAAATTCCAAAAAGAGCCGTTAAAACGGAAATTATCAGCCCGAAAAATATAAAATAATGATTAAAAAAATTTAAAATATAGTGAAATTTTTTCGTAACTACAACGCCGTTTTCTACGCAAAATCCGTCTTTTAAGCTTATCCAAACTAAAAAAGCGATGAAGAAAATTACAAAAACAGCGGCATCTTTTTTAAGAAAATTTCTGATTTTTTTTCTCATATAATCTTCGTTTATGTGGTTTATAAGATACATCGAGCCGCCGACTCTGGCTGCAAAAACTAATGTAAAACCAAGCAAAAAATTAAAAGGATTAAAAAGCGCTTCAAGCCCTCTAAGCGGATTTTTCCACGCTACAAAATTTCTTGTATCAAGGCTAAATTCGCTTCCGCTAAAAAATGTGCTTAGCGCAACACCGATTAAAAATATTCCTAAAAAGCCATTTATCAGCATAAAAATTTCATAACATTTTTGCCCTAAAAAATTATTTTCTTTTTTTCTGTATTCGTAAGAAACGGCTTGAATAATAAAACAAAAAAGTATCGCCATCCAAACCCAATACGCGCCCCCGAAACTTGTAGAATAAAATAACGGAAATGCTGCAAAACACGCTCCGCCAAACATTACTAATGTAGTAAAAGTTAATTCCCATTTTTTACCGATTGAATTTACTATCATATCTTTATTTTTCTCGTCTTTGAATGAAAAAAGCAGCATTTGTCCGCCTTGAACAAAACTCATAAAGACAAAAATTCCTGCAAGCAAGCTTATTATAAACCACCAATAAATTTGTAAATTTTCATACATTTTAAAATCCTAACTTAATTTGCTTTAACATTATTTTGATTTCGGCTATAAATAGAGTCGTAAACAGCACTGCAAAAAGGAAAAATGAAATTTTGATATTTGCGGAAGATAAATTCGTAGCTGCTACGCCAACCGGCATAATATCTTGTATAGCCCATGGCTGGCGTCCGACTTCGGCCACAATCCATCCAAGCTCGCAAGCAATCCATCCAAGCGGAATACTAAATACGCAACACCAAAGAATTTTCCTGAAATTCTCGATTTTGTTTGCCATACTCAAAAACATTACCACAAAAAAAAGTCCTATAAAATATATTCCAAGAGCCGCCATAACTCTAAAACTGTAAAATGTAAGCCCGACAGGAGCTATGGCATCTTTTGGATTATTTAAATAACCGTAGCCGAAATTTTGCATATTACTTTGCAAAATTTCTCTATATTTTTTAGCCGAATTCGTATCACCGTTTTCTTTTGCAATTTTATACTCATCAAGAGCTTTTATAGCTTTTTTTCCGCTATCGATTCTGCTTTGCATAGATGGAATTTTATGAGTTTCATTTCCGTTTATCAAATCGTTGATTCCAGGAGTAAAATTATTTATTCCTCTTGTTGCCATAAGTCCCAAAAGATACGGTGCTTCTATTTGAAATAAAAACGGATCTTCATTATTGTCTATTTCTTTTTTAGGATTTAAAATTCCTACGGTTACAATCGCGCTATTTACTTCTCCATTATAAAGTCCTTCCATGGTAGCCAGTTTCATAGGTTGCTTTTGGGCTACTTGATATGCGCTTTCGTCTCCGCTGAATAAAACGAATAAAGAGCTTAAAAGCCCAAAGCTCGCAGCAACTATAAAACTTTTTTTAGCCATTTGGAAATTTTTGTTTTTAAGTATAAAATAAGCACTTATTCCAAGAACAAAAAGTGCTGAGGTAATGTATCCACCGCCAACCGTGTGTAAAAATTTGCTGATTGCTGTCGGAGAAAGAGCTATTTGGGTAAAATCCACCATTTCATTTCTTGCAGTATCCGGATTAAACGCCGTTCCTACCGGATTTTGCATCCAGCCGTTTGCCACAAGTATCCAAAACGCACTTAAATTTGATCCGATAGCAACGCACCATGTAGAAAATAGATGAAATTTTTTACTTACTTTATCCCATCCGAAAAACATTACGGCAAAAAATGTAGCTTCCAGGAAAAATGCGAAAAGTCCTTCTATCGCAAGTGGCGCGCCGAAAATATCTCCTACAAACCAACTGTAATTTGCCCAATTAGTTCCAAACTCAAATTCCATTATAAGGCCTGTAGCAACGCCGATAGCGAAATTTACAGCAAAAAGTTTGAGCCAAAATTTAGTTATTTTTTTCCACTCTTCGTTTTTACTTTTTACGTAAATCGTTTCCATAAATGCTATTATAAATGAAAGCCCTAAAGTCAAAGGCACAAACAAAAAGTGGTATAAAGCGGTAAGTGCAAACTGAGCCCTTGACCAATCAACCGACGCAAGTTCTGTCATTTAACATCCTTTATAAGATTTTCGTAAACAAAATTTATTTTTTCATTTTTAGAGTCGAATTTTGTATTTATCGTTTCGTTAAAGAAAAGCATTTTAAATATAAGAATAATTACCGC from Campylobacter hominis ATCC BAA-381 carries:
- a CDS encoding cytochrome ubiquinol oxidase subunit I, translated to MTELASVDWSRAQFALTALYHFLFVPLTLGLSFIIAFMETIYVKSKNEEWKKITKFWLKLFAVNFAIGVATGLIMEFEFGTNWANYSWFVGDIFGAPLAIEGLFAFFLEATFFAVMFFGWDKVSKKFHLFSTWCVAIGSNLSAFWILVANGWMQNPVGTAFNPDTARNEMVDFTQIALSPTAISKFLHTVGGGYITSALFVLGISAYFILKNKNFQMAKKSFIVAASFGLLSSLFVLFSGDESAYQVAQKQPMKLATMEGLYNGEVNSAIVTVGILNPKKEIDNNEDPFLFQIEAPYLLGLMATRGINNFTPGINDLINGNETHKIPSMQSRIDSGKKAIKALDEYKIAKENGDTNSAKKYREILQSNMQNFGYGYLNNPKDAIAPVGLTFYSFRVMAALGIYFIGLFFVVMFLSMANKIENFRKILWCCVFSIPLGWIACELGWIVAEVGRQPWAIQDIMPVGVAATNLSSANIKISFFLFAVLFTTLFIAEIKIMLKQIKLGF
- a CDS encoding DUF4492 domain-containing protein; this translates as MSFKQILKFYIGGFRNMKLGKTLWLIVLIKIAVIILIFKMLFFNETINTKFDSKNEKINFVYENLIKDVK
- a CDS encoding cytochrome d ubiquinol oxidase subunit II; translation: MYENLQIYWWFIISLLAGIFVFMSFVQGGQMLLFSFKDEKNKDMIVNSIGKKWELTFTTLVMFGGACFAAFPLFYSTSFGGAYWVWMAILFCFIIQAVSYEYRKKENNFLGQKCYEIFMLINGFLGIFLIGVALSTFFSGSEFSLDTRNFVAWKNPLRGLEALFNPFNFLLGFTLVFAARVGGSMYLINHINEDYMRKKIRNFLKKDAAVFVIFFIAFLVWISLKDGFCVENGVVVTKKFHYILNFFNHYFIFFGLIISVLTALFGIYKGAFTKSIQGIWFWGIGVIFAVTFLFFSLGMSGNVFYPSSADLNSSLSIYNASSSFYTLKTMAYISVFIPFVLAYIAYVWKNMDKTKMSKKELEKSNVAY